The following coding sequences are from one Gossypium hirsutum isolate 1008001.06 chromosome A12, Gossypium_hirsutum_v2.1, whole genome shotgun sequence window:
- the LOC107947330 gene encoding plastidial pyruvate kinase 2 produces MAQVVATRSIHGSFLSQGTGSVQERAVKLKPASFGSKVLALDGKKNKRVLLGKNSRITARRAVRAEPEVIPVSPEDVPEREEQYEQLRGIQQVGDTSVAMWSKPVVRRKTKIVCTIGPSTNTREMIWKLAETGMNVARLNMSHGDHASHQKVIDLVKEYNAQSKDNTIAIMLDTKGPEVRSGDLPQPVTLTTGQEFTFTIRRGVGTPDCVSVNYDDFVNDVEVGDMLLVDGGMMSLVVKSKTEDSVKCEVVDGGELKSRRHLNVRGKSATLPSITEKDWDDIKFGVDNKVDFYAVSFVKDAQVVHELKNYLQSCDADIHVIVKIESADSIPNLHSIITASDGAMVARGDLGAELPIEEVPLLQEEIIRTCRSMGKAVIVATNMLESMIVHPTPTRAEVSDIAIAVREGADAVMLSGETAHGKFPLKAVKVMHTVALRTEATISGGEMPPNLGQAFKNHMSEMFAYHATMMSNTLGISTVVFTRTGFMAILLSHYRPSGTIFAFTNEKRIQQRLALYQGVCPIYMEFSDDAEETFKNALELLQKQGMVKKGEEVALVQSGRQPIWRFQSTHNIQVCKV; encoded by the exons ATGGCTCAAGTGGTGGCCACTAGATCGATCCACGGCTCATTCTTGAGCCAGGGCACTGGATCCGTTCAAGAGCGAGCTGTCAAGCTTAAGCCTGCGAGCTTCGGTTCTAAAGTGCTGGCACTTGACGGGAAGAAGAACAAGAGAGTCTTGCTCGGGAAGAACTCTCGGATTACCGCTAGGAGAGCCGTACGCGCCGAACCTGAAGTTATTCCCGTATCGCCGGAGGATGTGCCTGAG AGGGAGGAGCAATATGAGCAATTAAGGGGGATTCAGCAAGTAGGTGACACATCGGTGGCTATGTGGTCCAAACCTGTTGTTAGACGTAAAACGAAGATTgtttgcactattggtccttcaacaaACACAAGAGAAATGATATGGAAATTGGCCGAGACTGGAATGAATGTTGCTCGTTTGAATATGTCTCATGGAGACCATGCATCTCATCAGAAAGTTATTGATTTAGTGAAGGAATATAATGCACAATCCAAAGACAACACCATTGCAATCATGCTTGACACCAAG GGTCCTGAGGTTAGGAGTGGCGACTTGCCTCAACCAGTTACATTAACAACTGGGCAGGAATTCACTTTTACAATTCGGAGAGGGGTTGGGACACCTGATTGTGTCAGTGTCAACTATGATGATTTTGTTAATGATGTAGAAGTGGGTGACATGCTTCTTGTTGATG GTGGTATGATGTCATTAGTGGTGAAGTCTAAGACAGAGGATTCAGTGAAGTGTGAAGTAGTTGATGGTGGTGAGCTCAAGTCTAGGAGGCATTTAAATGTACGAGGAAAAAGTGCTACACTGCCTTCTATTACTG AAAAGGACTGGGATGACATAAAATTTGGAGTAGACAACAAAGTTGACTTTTATGCTGTTTCGTTTGTTAAAGATGCTCAGGTTGTTCATGAGTTGAAGAATTATCTGCAGA GTTGTGATGCAGACATTCATGTTATCGTTAAAATTGAAAGTGCAGACTCTATTCCAAATTTGCATTCAATTATAACAGCATCGGATGGG GCAATGGTTGCAAGAGGAGATCTTGGTGCAGAGCTTCCTATCGAGGAGGTTCCTTTGTTGCAG GAAGAGATAATTAGAACATGTCGAAGCATGGGGAAAGCTGTTATTGTGGCAACCAATATGCTTGAAAGCATGATTGTTCATCCAACACCAACTAGAGCAGAGGTATCTGACATTGCCATTGCTGTTCGAGAGGGTGCTGATGCTGTCATGCTTTCTGGAGAAACAGCTCATGGAAA GTTCCCATTGAAAGCTGTTAAAGTGATGCATACAGTTGCTCTACGAACTGAAGCAACCATATCTGGTGGTGAAATGCCACCAAATCTCGGTCAAGCTTTTAAG AACCATATGAGTGAGATGTTTGCATATCATGCAACTATGATGTCAAACACTCTTGGAATCTCCACTGTTGTCTTCACTAGAACTGGCTTCATGGCTATATTACTTAGCCATTATCGTCCTTCTGGCACTATTTTTGCCTTCACTAACGA GAAAAGGATACAACAAAGATTGGCTTTGTATCAAGGAGTATGCCCTATATACATGGAGTTCTCTGATGATGCCGAGGAAACCTTTAAGAATGCTTTAGAATTACTGCAG AAGCAAGGAATGGTGAAGAAGGGAGAAGAGGTGGCACTTGTTCAAAGTGGCAGACAGCCCATCTGGCGATTCCAGTCCACTCACAACATTCAGGTCTGCAAAGTGTAA